One genomic segment of Impatiens glandulifera chromosome 6, dImpGla2.1, whole genome shotgun sequence includes these proteins:
- the LOC124944127 gene encoding uncharacterized protein LOC124944127, with amino-acid sequence MVGQMNVRYFRALVTVITVIVTVEMSGGATSSSPSPSDCRKERTVAIMACKPVVYGMPPSPYCCHRVRVTHVDCVCPEITPKLAALIDVERSVQLIEGCGRRVPHNYKCGSIITP; translated from the exons ATGGTTGGGCAGATGAATGTGAGGTACTTTAGGGCATTAGTGACAGTTATAACGGTGATTGTGACGGTGGAAATGAGTGGCGGCGCCACCAGCTCCTCCCCGAGCCCATCGGATTGTCGAAAGGAGAGAACGGTGGCAATCATGGCCTGCAAACCGGTTGTTTATGGAATGCCTCCATCTCCTTATTGTTGTCACCGGGTAAGAGTTACCCATGTTGATTGTGTATGCCCCGAGATTACGCCCAAGTTGGCGGCGCTTATTGATGTCGAGAGATCTGTTCAGCTCATTGAAGGTTGTGGCCGAAGAGTTCCTCACAACTACAAATGTGGAA GTATCATCACTCCTTAA